One region of Carya illinoinensis cultivar Pawnee chromosome 8, C.illinoinensisPawnee_v1, whole genome shotgun sequence genomic DNA includes:
- the LOC122318336 gene encoding uncharacterized protein LOC122318336 isoform X2 yields the protein MGCDLSDKEDELRLQAPSTSIDSSKRLKIPKKFFYDCNGVDQASVPRRLRSAMKKRNHESVSPPLPDSKKVNRTISGVEESPIKNGVKKSKLNLKHGGSDWSPEQTFSGQITKEEEEVVETLYALAGMFLNNDANEKGKLDREYTEAKPLAFTESRESPTSMQDSALTNDNLSTMPWIISKATNPSSNTHSLPKETRKVDSLNEPSIQEQPDLSNRKKIHMESDCPVPQLNASSMPFLSKSESDGEKPLRNYEISLDTGLKLPTQPETPLIEQVSEMAMGAVNIISKSKLNGAITIASEPEQQKMIKEPKENAGSALWPGLSSVVPHGVGSPGPSLLSSAAEVPGLLDTDMNASRHRSFENGSSKGEVSKVAVEKDTWKRCSAHVHISHLIQNLQMPENQGRLLLQSNQLRLQKGPNLGARMALNSFHGVGTSFNGTISSTTSCNSTDERNSNEAKTGILCQQQLHQDQPHAALASEACTSQKQSFDFLSLFAGGGGVEVKNSGNRTGNGLDPSSQHQVPYLQSLAQQQTLLPFAMPQTRYASAAYPDQLSITSSAANKVQMRVAPFLGNPFSVPHVSPAALTKQQQQQQQQQQQQQQLQHQQQHQLQHQQQQWLQQHQRHEQQQHLWAAQLAAHYRPVATSVSMTQISSWQQGRQDPPMLIPCAQANIPPPLSSLEVLGPKYATASQQKQHLMAITPSLPPAGIKKQDNVFPSTNGETEGGFHTGGMLPLQLLCNEHL from the exons CCATGAAGAAGCGCAATCACGAATCAGTTTCTCCACCTTTACCAGATTCAAAGAAGGTGAACCGTACAATCAGTGGAGTCGAAGAATCACCCataaaaaatggtgtaaagaaATCTAAACTGAACTTG AAACATGGAGGTTCAGACTGGTCCCCAGAACAGACTTTCTCTGGGCAAATAAcaaaagaggaggaagaagtaGTGGAGACCTTGTATGCATTGGCTGGAATGTTCCTCAACAATGATGCAAATGAGAAGGGTAAATTAGACAGAGAATATACAGAAGCAAAACCTTTGGCATTTACAGAGTCAAGGGAGAGTCCAACGTCtatgcaag ATTCTGCACTTACAAATGACAACTTAAGTACAATGCCTTGGATAATTTCTAAGGCTACCAATCCCTCATCCAATACGCATAGTTTGCCCAAAGAAACTCGAAAAGTAGATTCTTTGAATGAACCCAGTATTCAAGAACAGCCAGATTTATCTAACAGAAAGAAAATTCATATGGAGTCGGATTGTCCTGTTCCTCAATTGAATGCAAGTAGCATGCCATTCTTGTCTAAGAGTGAGAGTGACGGTGAAAAGCCATTGCGCAATTATGAGATAAGCTTGGACACTGG ATTAAAACTACCTACACAACCGGAGACCCCACTAATTGAGCAAGTATCAGAGATGGCAATGGGGGCAGTAAATATAATTTCCAAGTCTAAACTAAATGGGGCCATAACTATTGCAAGTGAACCAGAACAACAAAAAATGATCAAGGAGCCCAAGGAAAATG CAGGCTCGGCATTGTGGCCAGGCTTGTCTTCAGTTGTGCCACATGGTGTCGGGAGTCCTGGTCCTTCTTTGCT GTCCTCTGCTGCTGAAGTTCCAGGTTTGCTCGATACCGATATGAATGCCAGCAGACACAGGTCATTTGAAAATGGTTCTTCAAAGGGAGAG GTTTCAAAAGTTGCCGTTGAAAAAGATACATGGAAGAGGTGCTCTGCTCATGTTCATATAAGTCATCTCATTCAGAATTTACAAATGCCAGAGAACCAAGGGAGGTTGCTGCTGCAATCTAATCAATTGAGACTCCAGAAAGGACCAAATCTTGGAGCTCGTATGGCACTTAACAGCTTTCATGGGGTGGGGACTAGTTTCAACGGCACTATTTCTTCTACCACTTCATGCAATTCAACTGATGAAAGAAATTCAAATGAGGCTAAAACTGGTATTCTTTGCCAACAGCAACTCCATCAAGATCAGCCCCATGCTGCTCTGGCATCTGAGGCGTGCACTTCCCAGAAGCAG AGTTTCGATTTCTTGTCCTTGTTCGCTGGAGGTGGTGGGGTGGAAGTTAAGAATAGTGGTAATAGAACTGGTAACGGGTTGGATCCTTCGTCACAACACCAAGTTCCTTATCTTCAATCTCTTGCACAACAGCAGACTCTTTTGCCTTTTGCTATGCCTCAAACTCGCTATGCCTCTGCTGCTTACCCTGATCAGCTTTCAATAACATCATCAGCAGCAAATAag GTACAGATGCGGGTAGCTCCATTTCTTGGCAATCCATTCAGTGTTCCTCATGTAAGTCCTGCAGCCTTGacaaagcagcagcagcagcagcaacagcaacaacaacaacaacagcagCTGCAGCACCAACAACAGCATCAGCTGCAGCACCAACAGCAACAGTGGCTGCAGCAACATCAACGACATGAGCAACAGCAACACCTTTGGGCCGCTCAGCTAGCAGCTCATTACAGGCCTGTGGCAACTTCAGTATCTATGACCCAAATTTCGAGCTGGCAACAGGGAAGGCAGGATCCTCCTATGCTAATCCCATGTGCCCAAGCCAATATCCCACCGCCCCTTTCATCCCTAGAAGTACTTGGCCCTAAGTATGCTACAGCCTCTCAACAAAAGCAGCACCTTATGGCCATTACTCCATCCTTGCCCCCAGCCGGGATTAAAAAACAAGACAACGTTTTCCCCTCTACCAACGGAGAGACAGAAGGAGGGTTCCATACTGGTGGCATGCTGCCATTGCAATTACTCTGTAATGAGCACCTTTGA
- the LOC122318336 gene encoding myb-like protein K isoform X4 → MGCDLSDKEDELRLQAPSTSIDSSKRLKIPKKFFYDCNGVDQASVPRRLRSAMKKRNHESVSPPLPDSKKVNRTISGVEESPIKNGVKKSKLNLKHGGSDWSPEQTFSGQITKEEEEVVETLYALAGMFLNNDANEKGKLDREYTEAKPLAFTESRESPTSMQDSALTNDNLSTMPWIISKATNPSSNTHSLPKETRKVDSLNEPSIQEQPDLSNRKKIHMESDCPVPQLNASSMPFLSKSESDGEKPLRNYEISLDTGRLKLPTQPETPLIEQVSEMAMGAVNIISKSKLNGAITIASEPEQQKMIKEPKENAGSALWPGLSSVVPHGVGSPGPSLLSSAAEVPGLLDTDMNASRHRSFENGSSKGEVSKVAVEKDTWKRCSAHVHISHLIQNLQMPENQGRLLLQSNQLRLQKGPNLGARMALNSFHGVGTSFNGTISSTTSCNSTDERNSNEAKTGILCQQQLHQDQPHAALASEACTSQKQSFDFLSLFAGGGGVEVKNSGNRTGNGLDPSSQHQVPYLQSLAQQQTLLPFAMPQTRYASAAYPDQLSITSSAANKMRVAPFLGNPFSVPHVSPAALTKQQQQQQQQQQQQQQLQHQQQHQLQHQQQQWLQQHQRHEQQQHLWAAQLAAHYRPVATSVSMTQISSWQQGRQDPPMLIPCAQANIPPPLSSLEVLGPKYATASQQKQHLMAITPSLPPAGIKKQDNVFPSTNGETEGGFHTGGMLPLQLLCNEHL, encoded by the exons CCATGAAGAAGCGCAATCACGAATCAGTTTCTCCACCTTTACCAGATTCAAAGAAGGTGAACCGTACAATCAGTGGAGTCGAAGAATCACCCataaaaaatggtgtaaagaaATCTAAACTGAACTTG AAACATGGAGGTTCAGACTGGTCCCCAGAACAGACTTTCTCTGGGCAAATAAcaaaagaggaggaagaagtaGTGGAGACCTTGTATGCATTGGCTGGAATGTTCCTCAACAATGATGCAAATGAGAAGGGTAAATTAGACAGAGAATATACAGAAGCAAAACCTTTGGCATTTACAGAGTCAAGGGAGAGTCCAACGTCtatgcaag ATTCTGCACTTACAAATGACAACTTAAGTACAATGCCTTGGATAATTTCTAAGGCTACCAATCCCTCATCCAATACGCATAGTTTGCCCAAAGAAACTCGAAAAGTAGATTCTTTGAATGAACCCAGTATTCAAGAACAGCCAGATTTATCTAACAGAAAGAAAATTCATATGGAGTCGGATTGTCCTGTTCCTCAATTGAATGCAAGTAGCATGCCATTCTTGTCTAAGAGTGAGAGTGACGGTGAAAAGCCATTGCGCAATTATGAGATAAGCTTGGACACTGG CAGATTAAAACTACCTACACAACCGGAGACCCCACTAATTGAGCAAGTATCAGAGATGGCAATGGGGGCAGTAAATATAATTTCCAAGTCTAAACTAAATGGGGCCATAACTATTGCAAGTGAACCAGAACAACAAAAAATGATCAAGGAGCCCAAGGAAAATG CAGGCTCGGCATTGTGGCCAGGCTTGTCTTCAGTTGTGCCACATGGTGTCGGGAGTCCTGGTCCTTCTTTGCT GTCCTCTGCTGCTGAAGTTCCAGGTTTGCTCGATACCGATATGAATGCCAGCAGACACAGGTCATTTGAAAATGGTTCTTCAAAGGGAGAG GTTTCAAAAGTTGCCGTTGAAAAAGATACATGGAAGAGGTGCTCTGCTCATGTTCATATAAGTCATCTCATTCAGAATTTACAAATGCCAGAGAACCAAGGGAGGTTGCTGCTGCAATCTAATCAATTGAGACTCCAGAAAGGACCAAATCTTGGAGCTCGTATGGCACTTAACAGCTTTCATGGGGTGGGGACTAGTTTCAACGGCACTATTTCTTCTACCACTTCATGCAATTCAACTGATGAAAGAAATTCAAATGAGGCTAAAACTGGTATTCTTTGCCAACAGCAACTCCATCAAGATCAGCCCCATGCTGCTCTGGCATCTGAGGCGTGCACTTCCCAGAAGCAG AGTTTCGATTTCTTGTCCTTGTTCGCTGGAGGTGGTGGGGTGGAAGTTAAGAATAGTGGTAATAGAACTGGTAACGGGTTGGATCCTTCGTCACAACACCAAGTTCCTTATCTTCAATCTCTTGCACAACAGCAGACTCTTTTGCCTTTTGCTATGCCTCAAACTCGCTATGCCTCTGCTGCTTACCCTGATCAGCTTTCAATAACATCATCAGCAGCAAATAag ATGCGGGTAGCTCCATTTCTTGGCAATCCATTCAGTGTTCCTCATGTAAGTCCTGCAGCCTTGacaaagcagcagcagcagcagcaacagcaacaacaacaacaacagcagCTGCAGCACCAACAACAGCATCAGCTGCAGCACCAACAGCAACAGTGGCTGCAGCAACATCAACGACATGAGCAACAGCAACACCTTTGGGCCGCTCAGCTAGCAGCTCATTACAGGCCTGTGGCAACTTCAGTATCTATGACCCAAATTTCGAGCTGGCAACAGGGAAGGCAGGATCCTCCTATGCTAATCCCATGTGCCCAAGCCAATATCCCACCGCCCCTTTCATCCCTAGAAGTACTTGGCCCTAAGTATGCTACAGCCTCTCAACAAAAGCAGCACCTTATGGCCATTACTCCATCCTTGCCCCCAGCCGGGATTAAAAAACAAGACAACGTTTTCCCCTCTACCAACGGAGAGACAGAAGGAGGGTTCCATACTGGTGGCATGCTGCCATTGCAATTACTCTGTAATGAGCACCTTTGA
- the LOC122318336 gene encoding myb-like protein K isoform X1: MGCDLSDKEDELRLQAPSTSIDSSKRLKIPKKFFYDCNGVDQASVPRRLRSAMKKRNHESVSPPLPDSKKVNRTISGVEESPIKNGVKKSKLNLKHGGSDWSPEQTFSGQITKEEEEVVETLYALAGMFLNNDANEKGKLDREYTEAKPLAFTESRESPTSMQDSALTNDNLSTMPWIISKATNPSSNTHSLPKETRKVDSLNEPSIQEQPDLSNRKKIHMESDCPVPQLNASSMPFLSKSESDGEKPLRNYEISLDTGRLKLPTQPETPLIEQVSEMAMGAVNIISKSKLNGAITIASEPEQQKMIKEPKENAGSALWPGLSSVVPHGVGSPGPSLLSSAAEVPGLLDTDMNASRHRSFENGSSKGEVSKVAVEKDTWKRCSAHVHISHLIQNLQMPENQGRLLLQSNQLRLQKGPNLGARMALNSFHGVGTSFNGTISSTTSCNSTDERNSNEAKTGILCQQQLHQDQPHAALASEACTSQKQSFDFLSLFAGGGGVEVKNSGNRTGNGLDPSSQHQVPYLQSLAQQQTLLPFAMPQTRYASAAYPDQLSITSSAANKVQMRVAPFLGNPFSVPHVSPAALTKQQQQQQQQQQQQQQLQHQQQHQLQHQQQQWLQQHQRHEQQQHLWAAQLAAHYRPVATSVSMTQISSWQQGRQDPPMLIPCAQANIPPPLSSLEVLGPKYATASQQKQHLMAITPSLPPAGIKKQDNVFPSTNGETEGGFHTGGMLPLQLLCNEHL; encoded by the exons CCATGAAGAAGCGCAATCACGAATCAGTTTCTCCACCTTTACCAGATTCAAAGAAGGTGAACCGTACAATCAGTGGAGTCGAAGAATCACCCataaaaaatggtgtaaagaaATCTAAACTGAACTTG AAACATGGAGGTTCAGACTGGTCCCCAGAACAGACTTTCTCTGGGCAAATAAcaaaagaggaggaagaagtaGTGGAGACCTTGTATGCATTGGCTGGAATGTTCCTCAACAATGATGCAAATGAGAAGGGTAAATTAGACAGAGAATATACAGAAGCAAAACCTTTGGCATTTACAGAGTCAAGGGAGAGTCCAACGTCtatgcaag ATTCTGCACTTACAAATGACAACTTAAGTACAATGCCTTGGATAATTTCTAAGGCTACCAATCCCTCATCCAATACGCATAGTTTGCCCAAAGAAACTCGAAAAGTAGATTCTTTGAATGAACCCAGTATTCAAGAACAGCCAGATTTATCTAACAGAAAGAAAATTCATATGGAGTCGGATTGTCCTGTTCCTCAATTGAATGCAAGTAGCATGCCATTCTTGTCTAAGAGTGAGAGTGACGGTGAAAAGCCATTGCGCAATTATGAGATAAGCTTGGACACTGG CAGATTAAAACTACCTACACAACCGGAGACCCCACTAATTGAGCAAGTATCAGAGATGGCAATGGGGGCAGTAAATATAATTTCCAAGTCTAAACTAAATGGGGCCATAACTATTGCAAGTGAACCAGAACAACAAAAAATGATCAAGGAGCCCAAGGAAAATG CAGGCTCGGCATTGTGGCCAGGCTTGTCTTCAGTTGTGCCACATGGTGTCGGGAGTCCTGGTCCTTCTTTGCT GTCCTCTGCTGCTGAAGTTCCAGGTTTGCTCGATACCGATATGAATGCCAGCAGACACAGGTCATTTGAAAATGGTTCTTCAAAGGGAGAG GTTTCAAAAGTTGCCGTTGAAAAAGATACATGGAAGAGGTGCTCTGCTCATGTTCATATAAGTCATCTCATTCAGAATTTACAAATGCCAGAGAACCAAGGGAGGTTGCTGCTGCAATCTAATCAATTGAGACTCCAGAAAGGACCAAATCTTGGAGCTCGTATGGCACTTAACAGCTTTCATGGGGTGGGGACTAGTTTCAACGGCACTATTTCTTCTACCACTTCATGCAATTCAACTGATGAAAGAAATTCAAATGAGGCTAAAACTGGTATTCTTTGCCAACAGCAACTCCATCAAGATCAGCCCCATGCTGCTCTGGCATCTGAGGCGTGCACTTCCCAGAAGCAG AGTTTCGATTTCTTGTCCTTGTTCGCTGGAGGTGGTGGGGTGGAAGTTAAGAATAGTGGTAATAGAACTGGTAACGGGTTGGATCCTTCGTCACAACACCAAGTTCCTTATCTTCAATCTCTTGCACAACAGCAGACTCTTTTGCCTTTTGCTATGCCTCAAACTCGCTATGCCTCTGCTGCTTACCCTGATCAGCTTTCAATAACATCATCAGCAGCAAATAag GTACAGATGCGGGTAGCTCCATTTCTTGGCAATCCATTCAGTGTTCCTCATGTAAGTCCTGCAGCCTTGacaaagcagcagcagcagcagcaacagcaacaacaacaacaacagcagCTGCAGCACCAACAACAGCATCAGCTGCAGCACCAACAGCAACAGTGGCTGCAGCAACATCAACGACATGAGCAACAGCAACACCTTTGGGCCGCTCAGCTAGCAGCTCATTACAGGCCTGTGGCAACTTCAGTATCTATGACCCAAATTTCGAGCTGGCAACAGGGAAGGCAGGATCCTCCTATGCTAATCCCATGTGCCCAAGCCAATATCCCACCGCCCCTTTCATCCCTAGAAGTACTTGGCCCTAAGTATGCTACAGCCTCTCAACAAAAGCAGCACCTTATGGCCATTACTCCATCCTTGCCCCCAGCCGGGATTAAAAAACAAGACAACGTTTTCCCCTCTACCAACGGAGAGACAGAAGGAGGGTTCCATACTGGTGGCATGCTGCCATTGCAATTACTCTGTAATGAGCACCTTTGA
- the LOC122318336 gene encoding myb-like protein K isoform X5, whose translation MGCDLSDKEDELRLQAPSTSIDSSKRLKIPKKASVPRRLRSAMKKRNHESVSPPLPDSKKVNRTISGVEESPIKNGVKKSKLNLKHGGSDWSPEQTFSGQITKEEEEVVETLYALAGMFLNNDANEKGKLDREYTEAKPLAFTESRESPTSMQDSALTNDNLSTMPWIISKATNPSSNTHSLPKETRKVDSLNEPSIQEQPDLSNRKKIHMESDCPVPQLNASSMPFLSKSESDGEKPLRNYEISLDTGRLKLPTQPETPLIEQVSEMAMGAVNIISKSKLNGAITIASEPEQQKMIKEPKENAGSALWPGLSSVVPHGVGSPGPSLLSSAAEVPGLLDTDMNASRHRSFENGSSKGEVSKVAVEKDTWKRCSAHVHISHLIQNLQMPENQGRLLLQSNQLRLQKGPNLGARMALNSFHGVGTSFNGTISSTTSCNSTDERNSNEAKTGILCQQQLHQDQPHAALASEACTSQKQSFDFLSLFAGGGGVEVKNSGNRTGNGLDPSSQHQVPYLQSLAQQQTLLPFAMPQTRYASAAYPDQLSITSSAANKVQMRVAPFLGNPFSVPHVSPAALTKQQQQQQQQQQQQQQLQHQQQHQLQHQQQQWLQQHQRHEQQQHLWAAQLAAHYRPVATSVSMTQISSWQQGRQDPPMLIPCAQANIPPPLSSLEVLGPKYATASQQKQHLMAITPSLPPAGIKKQDNVFPSTNGETEGGFHTGGMLPLQLLCNEHL comes from the exons CCATGAAGAAGCGCAATCACGAATCAGTTTCTCCACCTTTACCAGATTCAAAGAAGGTGAACCGTACAATCAGTGGAGTCGAAGAATCACCCataaaaaatggtgtaaagaaATCTAAACTGAACTTG AAACATGGAGGTTCAGACTGGTCCCCAGAACAGACTTTCTCTGGGCAAATAAcaaaagaggaggaagaagtaGTGGAGACCTTGTATGCATTGGCTGGAATGTTCCTCAACAATGATGCAAATGAGAAGGGTAAATTAGACAGAGAATATACAGAAGCAAAACCTTTGGCATTTACAGAGTCAAGGGAGAGTCCAACGTCtatgcaag ATTCTGCACTTACAAATGACAACTTAAGTACAATGCCTTGGATAATTTCTAAGGCTACCAATCCCTCATCCAATACGCATAGTTTGCCCAAAGAAACTCGAAAAGTAGATTCTTTGAATGAACCCAGTATTCAAGAACAGCCAGATTTATCTAACAGAAAGAAAATTCATATGGAGTCGGATTGTCCTGTTCCTCAATTGAATGCAAGTAGCATGCCATTCTTGTCTAAGAGTGAGAGTGACGGTGAAAAGCCATTGCGCAATTATGAGATAAGCTTGGACACTGG CAGATTAAAACTACCTACACAACCGGAGACCCCACTAATTGAGCAAGTATCAGAGATGGCAATGGGGGCAGTAAATATAATTTCCAAGTCTAAACTAAATGGGGCCATAACTATTGCAAGTGAACCAGAACAACAAAAAATGATCAAGGAGCCCAAGGAAAATG CAGGCTCGGCATTGTGGCCAGGCTTGTCTTCAGTTGTGCCACATGGTGTCGGGAGTCCTGGTCCTTCTTTGCT GTCCTCTGCTGCTGAAGTTCCAGGTTTGCTCGATACCGATATGAATGCCAGCAGACACAGGTCATTTGAAAATGGTTCTTCAAAGGGAGAG GTTTCAAAAGTTGCCGTTGAAAAAGATACATGGAAGAGGTGCTCTGCTCATGTTCATATAAGTCATCTCATTCAGAATTTACAAATGCCAGAGAACCAAGGGAGGTTGCTGCTGCAATCTAATCAATTGAGACTCCAGAAAGGACCAAATCTTGGAGCTCGTATGGCACTTAACAGCTTTCATGGGGTGGGGACTAGTTTCAACGGCACTATTTCTTCTACCACTTCATGCAATTCAACTGATGAAAGAAATTCAAATGAGGCTAAAACTGGTATTCTTTGCCAACAGCAACTCCATCAAGATCAGCCCCATGCTGCTCTGGCATCTGAGGCGTGCACTTCCCAGAAGCAG AGTTTCGATTTCTTGTCCTTGTTCGCTGGAGGTGGTGGGGTGGAAGTTAAGAATAGTGGTAATAGAACTGGTAACGGGTTGGATCCTTCGTCACAACACCAAGTTCCTTATCTTCAATCTCTTGCACAACAGCAGACTCTTTTGCCTTTTGCTATGCCTCAAACTCGCTATGCCTCTGCTGCTTACCCTGATCAGCTTTCAATAACATCATCAGCAGCAAATAag GTACAGATGCGGGTAGCTCCATTTCTTGGCAATCCATTCAGTGTTCCTCATGTAAGTCCTGCAGCCTTGacaaagcagcagcagcagcagcaacagcaacaacaacaacaacagcagCTGCAGCACCAACAACAGCATCAGCTGCAGCACCAACAGCAACAGTGGCTGCAGCAACATCAACGACATGAGCAACAGCAACACCTTTGGGCCGCTCAGCTAGCAGCTCATTACAGGCCTGTGGCAACTTCAGTATCTATGACCCAAATTTCGAGCTGGCAACAGGGAAGGCAGGATCCTCCTATGCTAATCCCATGTGCCCAAGCCAATATCCCACCGCCCCTTTCATCCCTAGAAGTACTTGGCCCTAAGTATGCTACAGCCTCTCAACAAAAGCAGCACCTTATGGCCATTACTCCATCCTTGCCCCCAGCCGGGATTAAAAAACAAGACAACGTTTTCCCCTCTACCAACGGAGAGACAGAAGGAGGGTTCCATACTGGTGGCATGCTGCCATTGCAATTACTCTGTAATGAGCACCTTTGA
- the LOC122318336 gene encoding homeobox protein 5 isoform X6, whose amino-acid sequence MGCDLSDKEDELRLQAPSTSIDSSKRLKIPKKFFYDCNGVDQASVPRRLRSAMKKRNHESVSPPLPDSKKVNRTISGVEESPIKNGVKKSKLNLKHGGSDWSPEQTFSGQITKEEEEVVETLYALAGMFLNNDANEKGKLDREYTEAKPLAFTESRESPTSMQDSALTNDNLSTMPWIISKATNPSSNTHSLPKETRKVDSLNEPSIQEQPDLSNRKKIHMESDCPVPQLNASSMPFLSKSESDGEKPLRNYEISLDTGRLKLPTQPETPLIEQVSEMAMGAVNIISKSKLNGAITIASEPEQQKMIKEPKENAGSALWPGLSSVVPHGVGSPGPSLLSSAAEVPGLLDTDMNASRHRSFENGSSKGEVSKVAVEKDTWKRCSAHVHISHLIQNLQMPENQGRLLLQSNQLRLQKGPNLGARMALNSFHGQLHQDQPHAALASEACTSQKQSFDFLSLFAGGGGVEVKNSGNRTGNGLDPSSQHQVPYLQSLAQQQTLLPFAMPQTRYASAAYPDQLSITSSAANKVQMRVAPFLGNPFSVPHVSPAALTKQQQQQQQQQQQQQQLQHQQQHQLQHQQQQWLQQHQRHEQQQHLWAAQLAAHYRPVATSVSMTQISSWQQGRQDPPMLIPCAQANIPPPLSSLEVLGPKYATASQQKQHLMAITPSLPPAGIKKQDNVFPSTNGETEGGFHTGGMLPLQLLCNEHL is encoded by the exons CCATGAAGAAGCGCAATCACGAATCAGTTTCTCCACCTTTACCAGATTCAAAGAAGGTGAACCGTACAATCAGTGGAGTCGAAGAATCACCCataaaaaatggtgtaaagaaATCTAAACTGAACTTG AAACATGGAGGTTCAGACTGGTCCCCAGAACAGACTTTCTCTGGGCAAATAAcaaaagaggaggaagaagtaGTGGAGACCTTGTATGCATTGGCTGGAATGTTCCTCAACAATGATGCAAATGAGAAGGGTAAATTAGACAGAGAATATACAGAAGCAAAACCTTTGGCATTTACAGAGTCAAGGGAGAGTCCAACGTCtatgcaag ATTCTGCACTTACAAATGACAACTTAAGTACAATGCCTTGGATAATTTCTAAGGCTACCAATCCCTCATCCAATACGCATAGTTTGCCCAAAGAAACTCGAAAAGTAGATTCTTTGAATGAACCCAGTATTCAAGAACAGCCAGATTTATCTAACAGAAAGAAAATTCATATGGAGTCGGATTGTCCTGTTCCTCAATTGAATGCAAGTAGCATGCCATTCTTGTCTAAGAGTGAGAGTGACGGTGAAAAGCCATTGCGCAATTATGAGATAAGCTTGGACACTGG CAGATTAAAACTACCTACACAACCGGAGACCCCACTAATTGAGCAAGTATCAGAGATGGCAATGGGGGCAGTAAATATAATTTCCAAGTCTAAACTAAATGGGGCCATAACTATTGCAAGTGAACCAGAACAACAAAAAATGATCAAGGAGCCCAAGGAAAATG CAGGCTCGGCATTGTGGCCAGGCTTGTCTTCAGTTGTGCCACATGGTGTCGGGAGTCCTGGTCCTTCTTTGCT GTCCTCTGCTGCTGAAGTTCCAGGTTTGCTCGATACCGATATGAATGCCAGCAGACACAGGTCATTTGAAAATGGTTCTTCAAAGGGAGAG GTTTCAAAAGTTGCCGTTGAAAAAGATACATGGAAGAGGTGCTCTGCTCATGTTCATATAAGTCATCTCATTCAGAATTTACAAATGCCAGAGAACCAAGGGAGGTTGCTGCTGCAATCTAATCAATTGAGACTCCAGAAAGGACCAAATCTTGGAGCTCGTATGGCACTTAACAGCTTTCATGGG CAACTCCATCAAGATCAGCCCCATGCTGCTCTGGCATCTGAGGCGTGCACTTCCCAGAAGCAG AGTTTCGATTTCTTGTCCTTGTTCGCTGGAGGTGGTGGGGTGGAAGTTAAGAATAGTGGTAATAGAACTGGTAACGGGTTGGATCCTTCGTCACAACACCAAGTTCCTTATCTTCAATCTCTTGCACAACAGCAGACTCTTTTGCCTTTTGCTATGCCTCAAACTCGCTATGCCTCTGCTGCTTACCCTGATCAGCTTTCAATAACATCATCAGCAGCAAATAag GTACAGATGCGGGTAGCTCCATTTCTTGGCAATCCATTCAGTGTTCCTCATGTAAGTCCTGCAGCCTTGacaaagcagcagcagcagcagcaacagcaacaacaacaacaacagcagCTGCAGCACCAACAACAGCATCAGCTGCAGCACCAACAGCAACAGTGGCTGCAGCAACATCAACGACATGAGCAACAGCAACACCTTTGGGCCGCTCAGCTAGCAGCTCATTACAGGCCTGTGGCAACTTCAGTATCTATGACCCAAATTTCGAGCTGGCAACAGGGAAGGCAGGATCCTCCTATGCTAATCCCATGTGCCCAAGCCAATATCCCACCGCCCCTTTCATCCCTAGAAGTACTTGGCCCTAAGTATGCTACAGCCTCTCAACAAAAGCAGCACCTTATGGCCATTACTCCATCCTTGCCCCCAGCCGGGATTAAAAAACAAGACAACGTTTTCCCCTCTACCAACGGAGAGACAGAAGGAGGGTTCCATACTGGTGGCATGCTGCCATTGCAATTACTCTGTAATGAGCACCTTTGA